Proteins from a single region of Oncorhynchus nerka isolate Pitt River linkage group LG18, Oner_Uvic_2.0, whole genome shotgun sequence:
- the LOC115146288 gene encoding sodium-dependent lysophosphatidylcholine symporter 1-B-like gives MAKGEGAEQYAAASLLPTKPISQDGIKIAKRRDNNGRLSMCSKLCYAIGGAPYQITGSALGFFLQIYLLDVAQLDPLYASIILFVGRAWDAVTDPTVGFLVSRSRWTRCGRMMPWILISTPFAVLTYFLIWYVPPVEQGKVLWYLVFYCLFQSLQTCFHVPYSALTMFISMDQKERDSATAYRMTVEVLGTVVGTAIQGQIVGGAIAPCLPGDLDVLDNGNSTLLGSDFNITHISLDETKQAYLNASAVICTMYVLCAAVLFLGVREQEECGRLKTEPMSFFEGVRMVMGYGPYVKLVMGFLFTSLAFMLLEGNFALFITYTLGFRNDFQNILLVIMLSGTLSIPFWQWFLIRFGKKTAVYIGITWAVPFMILIVCIESSLIVAYVVSVAAGVSVAAAFLLPWSMLPDVVDDFKVKNPESSGHEAIFYSFYVFFTKFASGISLGISTLSLDFAGYVTRGCSQPDAVNLTLKVLVSPAPVVLIFLGLFIFKTYPIDEERRQGNRKLLQEMRESDQDSETESTELGSVV, from the exons ATGGCAAAAGGAGAGGGCGCGGAGCAATATGCCGCGGCAAGTCTATTACCAACAAAACCAATAAGTCAAGATGGAATCAAAATTGCCAAG CGGAGGGACAACAATGGCCGTCTGTCAATGTGCAGTAAGTTGTGCTATGCCATCGGAGGGGCTCCCTACCAGATCACAGGCAGCGCGCTGGGCTTCTTTCTCCAGATCTACCTGCTGGATGTGGCCCAG CTGGACCCATTATATGCCTCTATCATCTTGTTTGTGGGCCGGGCCTGGGATGCAGTGACGGACCCAACGGTGGGCTTCCTGGTTAGTCGGAGCAGATGGACCAGGTGTGGCCGGATGATGCCCTG GATCCTCATCTCCACTCCGTTTGCAGTGCTCACCTACTTCCTGATCTGGTATGTCCCTCCGGTGGAGCAGGGGAAGGTCCTGTGGTACCTGGTCTTCTACTGCCTCTTCCAGTCTCTGCAGACG TGCTTCCATGTGCCGTACTCAGCGCTCACCATGTTCATCAGCATggaccagaaagagagagactctgCCACTGCCTACC GTATGACAGTGGAGGTGCTGGGAACAGTGGTTGGCACAGCAATCCAGGGGCAGATTGTGGGCGGGGCGATCGCCCCCTGTCTCCCAGGTGACCTGGATGTCCTTGACAACGGTAACTCCACACTGCTGGGGTCAGACTTCAACATCACCCACATCTCCCTAGATGAAACA AAACAAGCCTACCTCAACGCCTCAGCAGTCATCTGTACCATGTACGTTCTCTGTGCTGCAGTCCTGTTCCTGGGAGTCAGAGAGCAGGAAG AGTGTGGGCGTCTGAAGACAGAACCCATGTCGTTCTTTGAGGGCGTGAGGATGGTGATGGGATATGGGCCGTATGTCAAACTGGTCATGGGATTCCTCTTCACCTCGCTGGCTTTCATG CTCCTGGAGGGGAACTTTGCCCTGTTCATCACCTACACCCTGGGCTTTAGAAATGACTTCCAGAACATTCTGCTGGTCATTATG CTCTCTGGGACTTTGTCCATTCCATTCTGGCAGTGGTTCCTGATCCGATTCGGGAAGAAGACTGCCGTCTACATTGGCATCACG tgggcAGTGCCCTTCATGATCCTGATCGTCTGCATAGAAAGCAGTCTCATTGTGGCCTATGTGGTCTCTGTGGCTGCAGGAGTCAGTGTGGCTGCAGCTTTCCTCCTACCTTG GTCAATGCTTCCAGATGTGGTGGATGATTTCAAAGTGAAGAATCCAGAATCTAGTGGCCACGAGGCCATTTTCTACTCCTTCTATGTCTTCTTCACCAAGTTTGCCTCAGGAATATCCCTCGGCATCTCTACTCTCAGTCTAGA CTTTGCCGGCTATGTGACCAGAGGCTGCTCGCAACCCGACGCAGTGAATTTAACGCTGAAGGTGCTGGTCTCTCCTGCTCCTGTTGTTCTGATATTCCTGGGGCTGTTTATATTCAAGACCTACCCCATCGACGAGGAGAGGAGGCAAGGCAACCGGAAACTACTGCAGGAGATGCG GGAGAGCGATCAGGATTCCGAGACAGAGTCCACAGAGCTTGGGAGCGTTGTATAG